From the genome of Streptomyces sp. V1I1, one region includes:
- a CDS encoding STAS domain-containing protein yields MIAVRQMSAQDAFVLTLAGELDHDSVEALREALADGLASGAGRILADCSALRFCDSTGLNALLRSRLAGREAGVRLELVALQPPVARMFEITGAGAVFRMYASLDEALAESSQR; encoded by the coding sequence ATGATCGCCGTCCGGCAGATGTCGGCTCAGGATGCTTTTGTGCTGACACTCGCGGGTGAGCTCGACCATGATTCGGTCGAGGCGCTGCGCGAAGCCCTTGCCGACGGCTTGGCGTCCGGGGCGGGCCGGATTCTGGCCGACTGCTCGGCCCTGCGGTTCTGCGACTCGACCGGGCTGAATGCTCTGCTGCGCAGTCGACTCGCCGGACGCGAGGCGGGCGTTCGACTGGAACTTGTCGCCCTGCAACCGCCGGTTGCCCGCATGTTTGAGATCACTGGCGCGGGCGCCGTCTTCCGTATGTACGCGAGTCTCGACGAGGCTTTGGCGGAGAGTTCACAGAGGTAG
- a CDS encoding HAMP domain-containing protein, with the protein MDSAHTSGERLGRPSAELSEEGLRKLLAGLTAVRDGDFSHRLPDDEAELLGEIAAVYNGMVDQLSLVTSQVTRVASEVGGEGRLGGHARVPQVSGVWLELTTGVNTMADNLTSQVRSISQVASAVARGDLDQKIRVDARGEILELKETINTMVERLSTMAEEVTRVAREVGTEGNLGGQATVRGVSGTWKDLTDNVNSMANNLTNQVRNIAQVTTAVAEGDLTRKIDVDARGEILTLKTTINTMVDQLSSFAAEVTRVAREVGSEGRLGGQAEVEGVSGTWKRLTENVNELAGNLTRQVRAIAEVTSAVAEGDLTRSITVEAPGEVGDLKDNINAMVESLRATTRANEEQDWLKTNLARLSSSMQDSRNLPAVAELIMDEVPRLVYAPYAAFFLAQETPDGRDTELVMMASYGGPDGPDKPPRRFRLGQSLVGQAARSRRTLTVDGLPPGYATMSSGIGSAEPTTLIVLPIVVEGQVLGVMELAALRPFTGIHRDFLDRFSETVGVIVKSLIASARTDELLEQSQRLTSELSTRSQELQSRQEDLQRSNAELEEKAALLVERNRDIEGKNLEIEAARQELEARALQLSRTSMYKSEFLANMSHELRTPLNSLLILAQLLAQNAEGNLTEKQVDYAEVIHSAGSDLLQLINEILDLSKVEAGKMDVHTEPVTLSRLLDYVEITFRPLASERDLQFQVVKAPNMPEAVVTDEARLRQVLRNLLSNAMKFTEHGRVELRVEYADDDELAHSMRGHPALAFRVSDTGIGIAEQHLETIFGAFQQGDLATGRRYGGTGLGLSISREVAQLLGGEIGVRSRIGEGSSFTLYLPVGGVGRPKEQAPSASGRPQEDGPRPQEPTLTGRVALIVDDDERNVFALTAILEREGMRVLRADNGRAGIELLAAHGDVELILMDVMMPGMDGLTATAAIREMPRFAEVPIIAVTAKAMPGDRARTLAVGANDYLTKPVDADELIARIHKWLGD; encoded by the coding sequence ATGGATTCTGCGCACACCTCCGGTGAACGGCTCGGTCGCCCATCGGCGGAATTGAGCGAAGAAGGGCTCCGGAAACTGCTCGCGGGGCTCACAGCAGTACGTGACGGCGACTTCTCGCACCGGCTGCCGGACGACGAGGCGGAGCTCCTCGGCGAGATCGCGGCTGTCTACAACGGGATGGTCGACCAATTGTCCCTGGTCACGTCCCAGGTCACCCGGGTCGCCAGCGAAGTCGGCGGCGAAGGGCGGCTCGGCGGCCACGCGCGCGTCCCCCAGGTCAGCGGTGTATGGCTGGAGCTCACCACCGGCGTCAACACGATGGCCGACAACCTCACCTCGCAGGTCCGCTCGATATCCCAGGTCGCGTCCGCGGTCGCGCGGGGCGATCTCGACCAGAAGATCCGCGTCGACGCGCGCGGGGAGATCCTGGAGCTGAAGGAGACCATCAACACGATGGTGGAGCGGCTGTCCACCATGGCGGAGGAGGTCACCCGCGTCGCCCGCGAGGTCGGCACGGAAGGAAACCTCGGCGGTCAGGCGACGGTACGGGGCGTCTCGGGTACCTGGAAGGACCTCACGGACAACGTCAACTCCATGGCGAACAACCTGACCAATCAGGTACGTAATATCGCCCAGGTCACCACGGCCGTCGCGGAGGGTGATCTGACCCGCAAGATCGATGTCGACGCGCGGGGCGAGATTCTCACGCTGAAGACCACCATCAATACGATGGTCGACCAGCTGTCGTCGTTCGCCGCCGAGGTCACCAGGGTGGCCCGCGAGGTCGGCAGCGAGGGCCGGCTGGGCGGTCAGGCCGAGGTGGAGGGTGTCTCCGGCACCTGGAAGCGGCTCACCGAGAATGTGAACGAGCTGGCCGGAAACCTGACCCGGCAGGTGCGTGCCATCGCCGAGGTGACCAGCGCCGTCGCCGAGGGTGACCTGACCCGCTCCATCACGGTGGAGGCGCCGGGCGAGGTCGGTGACCTCAAGGACAACATCAACGCCATGGTCGAGTCACTGCGCGCGACCACCCGCGCCAATGAGGAGCAGGACTGGCTCAAGACCAATCTGGCTCGTCTCTCCTCGTCGATGCAGGACAGCCGCAACCTCCCCGCGGTCGCTGAGCTGATCATGGACGAGGTGCCGCGGCTGGTCTACGCGCCCTACGCCGCTTTCTTCCTGGCCCAGGAGACGCCCGACGGGCGCGACACCGAGCTCGTCATGATGGCTTCGTACGGCGGGCCCGACGGCCCGGACAAGCCTCCGCGCCGCTTCCGGCTCGGGCAATCGCTGGTAGGCCAGGCGGCGCGCAGCAGGCGCACGCTCACCGTCGACGGTCTGCCGCCCGGATACGCGACGATGTCCTCCGGTATCGGCTCGGCCGAGCCCACGACCCTGATCGTGCTGCCGATCGTCGTCGAAGGCCAGGTGCTCGGAGTCATGGAACTCGCCGCGCTGCGGCCCTTCACCGGCATCCACCGGGACTTCCTCGACCGGTTCAGCGAAACGGTCGGCGTCATCGTCAAATCGCTGATCGCCAGCGCCCGTACGGACGAGCTGCTCGAGCAGTCCCAGCGCCTGACGAGCGAACTGAGCACCCGGTCCCAGGAACTCCAGTCGCGCCAGGAGGATTTGCAGCGTTCCAACGCCGAACTGGAGGAGAAGGCAGCGCTGTTGGTGGAGCGCAACCGGGATATCGAAGGCAAGAACCTGGAGATCGAGGCCGCCCGCCAGGAGCTTGAGGCCCGCGCACTCCAGCTCTCGCGTACGTCGATGTACAAGTCGGAGTTCCTGGCCAACATGAGCCACGAGCTGCGCACACCGCTCAACAGCCTGCTGATCCTCGCCCAGCTCCTCGCCCAGAACGCGGAGGGCAACCTGACGGAGAAACAGGTCGACTACGCCGAAGTCATCCACTCCGCGGGTTCCGACCTGCTTCAGCTGATCAATGAGATCCTCGACCTGTCGAAGGTCGAGGCGGGCAAGATGGACGTCCATACGGAACCTGTCACCTTGTCCCGGCTGCTGGACTACGTCGAGATCACCTTCCGGCCCCTGGCGAGCGAACGCGACCTGCAGTTCCAGGTGGTCAAGGCGCCCAACATGCCGGAAGCCGTCGTCACCGACGAGGCGCGACTGCGGCAGGTGCTGCGCAACCTGCTCTCCAACGCCATGAAGTTCACCGAGCACGGACGGGTCGAGCTGCGCGTCGAGTACGCCGACGACGATGAGCTGGCGCATTCCATGCGCGGCCACCCCGCACTCGCGTTCAGAGTCTCCGACACCGGAATCGGCATCGCCGAACAGCACTTGGAGACGATCTTCGGAGCGTTCCAGCAGGGGGACCTGGCCACAGGACGGCGCTACGGCGGTACGGGACTGGGGCTGTCCATCAGCCGTGAAGTGGCCCAACTCCTCGGCGGCGAGATAGGGGTGAGGAGCAGGATCGGTGAGGGGAGCAGCTTCACGCTCTACCTGCCGGTCGGCGGCGTCGGCCGGCCGAAGGAGCAGGCCCCGAGCGCCAGTGGGCGGCCGCAGGAGGACGGCCCCCGTCCGCAGGAACCGACGCTGACCGGGCGCGTGGCGCTGATCGTGGACGACGACGAGCGGAACGTCTTCGCGCTCACCGCGATCCTGGAGCGCGAGGGCATGCGCGTCCTGCGCGCGGACAACGGCCGAGCCGGCATCGAGCTCCTCGCCGCGCACGGTGACGTGGAGCTGATCCTGATGGACGTGATGATGCCCGGCATGGACGGGCTCACCGCCACCGCCGCGATCAGGGAGATGCCACGCTTCGCCGAGGTCCCGATCATCGCCGTGACCGCCAAGGCGATGCCCGGCGACCGGGCCAGGACGCTGGCCGTCGGAGCCAACGACTACCTCACCAAGCCCGTCGACGCGGACGAGCTGATCGCCAGAATCCACAAATGGCTGGGCGACTGA
- a CDS encoding SigB/SigF/SigG family RNA polymerase sigma factor: MASLSRTRDSTVSAAPATRPPALLDLPEIPDPRTIGTMDARALSVSLFQRLASLEEGTPEYAYVRNTLVELNLSLVKFAATRFSHRSESMEDILQVGTIGLIKAINRFDVEREVGFVSFALPTIEGEIKRFFRDASWAVRVPRRLQELRIGIARASDTLEQRLGHPPTDAELAVHLGVDEAEVREGRQAANGYSAHSLDAPLEDDQAPGPAQRCLGQDEHAFDTVECIAALKPVVATLSERDRLILSLRFVEDLTQREIGERLGISQMHVSRLLARVLTLMREALLLDDGDG, from the coding sequence ATGGCCAGCCTCTCGCGCACCCGCGATTCCACTGTCTCCGCCGCGCCCGCAACACGCCCGCCGGCGCTTCTCGACCTCCCGGAGATCCCGGATCCACGGACGATCGGCACCATGGACGCGCGGGCACTCTCCGTATCGCTGTTCCAGCGGCTCGCATCACTGGAGGAGGGAACACCGGAGTACGCGTATGTGCGCAACACCCTGGTCGAGCTCAACCTCAGCCTCGTCAAGTTCGCCGCGACCCGGTTCTCGCACCGCAGCGAGTCGATGGAGGACATCCTCCAGGTCGGGACGATCGGTCTTATCAAGGCCATCAACCGCTTCGACGTCGAGCGTGAGGTCGGGTTCGTCTCCTTCGCGCTCCCGACCATCGAGGGCGAGATCAAGCGCTTCTTCCGGGATGCCAGCTGGGCTGTGCGGGTGCCGCGGCGGTTGCAGGAGCTGCGCATCGGCATCGCCAGGGCGTCGGACACACTCGAGCAGCGGCTGGGGCACCCGCCGACGGATGCCGAGCTCGCCGTCCACCTGGGCGTCGACGAGGCAGAGGTGCGGGAGGGCCGGCAGGCGGCGAACGGCTACAGCGCCCATTCGCTGGACGCGCCGCTCGAGGACGACCAAGCCCCGGGCCCGGCGCAACGGTGCCTCGGCCAGGACGAGCACGCCTTCGACACGGTGGAATGCATCGCGGCACTGAAGCCGGTGGTCGCCACCCTTTCCGAGCGGGACCGGCTGATTCTGTCCCTGCGGTTCGTCGAGGACCTGACGCAGCGTGAGATCGGTGAGCGGCTGGGCATCTCGCAGATGCATGTCTCGCGGCTGCTGGCCCGCGTCCTGACACTGATGCGCGAGGCCCTGCTGCTGGACGACGGTGACGGTTGA
- a CDS encoding SpoIIE family protein phosphatase, translating to MIMPEQAPPPGPPAGTEDLCAAVAELTAEVAALRGDLARRHLLDLAAGILVAQLSTPPPDAAEHLARLADSTGIGPEDLAADIVNAASGTVVAHTPDETESPADTRRRRRAETAAESFDTIDEVTEALLESGLRPFGAAALFLWRRTTTDCLQLVGRAGVSALEASHWRWIPPEAKGALHRVLAQGSPDWLPAGPPPVERLPGPAPDAARAVLPLWNHGSVTGLALIVWPGPADLDDPVRRTLTGLMDTAARMLDVGPQEAVAEPPLLGPLLDLLTHPAMTLRADPGTAALRVEHLNPAALQSSGGVHGPVGRPLAQVFPAAHADLVHLVQSARSGATPQRAARIPAELRPGGPDPLLDVRVLPVGPDRSIVLWHGATDPGLAVVRVLDHLENLGSFEDDLVSGESRWTDETYTIFGLPPGTAPIPLRLLGPRLHPEEADALDDLLVALTERRVGAQTVVRTVRDDGGLRHVRIAAEPLLTGGVLTGITGIYQDVSAQYRTELALTAAFDQLTAAQAQAALRHQVVLQLQRAIVPEGPALEGLPGLQVAARYRPAAQEYRVGGDWYDVLPLPDGRILLAVGDIAGHGIESATGMVSLRNALHGLAFTGNSPGRLMEWLNDLALHMDGSPTATAVCGIYEPADRSLCWVSAGHLPPLLLRDGRAQLLDAPHNILLGALPRAIYTQTMTRLLPGDTLLLYTDGLVERRHAGLDESLAVLRRAAERLAPGGVDEQADRLLSVVTGDTDDDTSLVVLRVS from the coding sequence ATGATCATGCCTGAACAGGCGCCGCCCCCCGGGCCCCCGGCGGGGACTGAAGACCTCTGTGCCGCGGTCGCGGAACTGACCGCCGAGGTCGCGGCCCTGCGAGGCGATCTCGCCCGCCGCCATCTGCTGGATCTGGCCGCCGGAATCCTGGTGGCCCAGCTCTCCACGCCGCCTCCGGACGCGGCAGAGCACCTGGCCCGGCTCGCCGACTCCACGGGGATCGGCCCCGAGGACCTCGCGGCCGACATCGTGAACGCCGCATCCGGCACCGTGGTGGCCCACACCCCGGACGAAACGGAATCACCTGCGGATACACGGCGCAGGCGCAGAGCGGAGACGGCGGCGGAGTCCTTCGACACCATCGACGAGGTCACCGAGGCACTGCTGGAAAGCGGCCTGCGCCCGTTCGGCGCAGCGGCCCTGTTCCTGTGGCGCCGCACGACGACCGACTGCCTCCAGCTGGTCGGGCGCGCGGGCGTCTCCGCGCTGGAGGCGTCCCACTGGCGGTGGATCCCCCCGGAGGCCAAGGGCGCGCTGCACCGCGTCCTGGCGCAGGGTTCGCCCGACTGGCTACCTGCAGGTCCGCCGCCGGTCGAGCGGCTTCCGGGGCCCGCTCCGGACGCTGCCAGAGCCGTCCTGCCGCTCTGGAACCATGGATCGGTCACGGGTCTTGCCCTGATCGTCTGGCCCGGGCCCGCCGACCTCGACGACCCTGTGCGCCGTACGCTCACGGGCCTGATGGACACGGCCGCCCGGATGCTCGACGTGGGTCCCCAGGAGGCCGTCGCCGAGCCGCCGCTGCTCGGCCCGCTGCTCGACCTGCTGACCCATCCGGCCATGACTCTGCGCGCGGACCCCGGCACGGCCGCGCTGCGCGTCGAGCACCTCAACCCGGCGGCGCTGCAGTCCTCCGGGGGAGTTCACGGACCGGTGGGGCGGCCGCTGGCCCAGGTGTTCCCGGCCGCCCACGCCGACCTCGTACATCTGGTGCAGAGCGCGCGGTCGGGCGCGACCCCGCAGCGTGCGGCGCGAATTCCCGCGGAGCTGCGACCCGGCGGACCCGACCCGCTGCTCGACGTCCGTGTACTGCCGGTCGGGCCGGACCGCAGCATTGTGCTCTGGCACGGGGCAACGGATCCCGGCCTGGCTGTGGTGCGGGTCCTCGATCACCTCGAGAATCTGGGGTCCTTCGAGGACGACCTGGTCAGCGGTGAGTCCCGCTGGACGGACGAGACGTACACGATCTTCGGGCTGCCGCCGGGCACCGCGCCGATCCCCTTGCGGCTGCTGGGGCCGAGACTCCATCCCGAGGAGGCGGACGCTCTCGATGACCTGCTCGTCGCTCTGACCGAGCGTCGGGTGGGCGCGCAGACCGTCGTGCGGACGGTCCGGGACGACGGTGGGCTGCGTCATGTGCGCATCGCCGCCGAGCCGTTGCTGACGGGTGGTGTCCTCACCGGCATCACTGGCATCTATCAGGACGTCTCCGCGCAGTACCGCACCGAGCTCGCGCTCACCGCCGCGTTCGACCAGCTGACCGCCGCCCAGGCGCAGGCCGCGCTCCGCCACCAGGTCGTACTCCAGCTCCAGCGCGCGATTGTCCCGGAGGGGCCCGCGCTGGAGGGCCTGCCCGGTCTCCAGGTCGCGGCCCGCTACCGGCCGGCGGCCCAGGAGTACCGCGTCGGCGGCGACTGGTACGACGTACTGCCGCTGCCCGACGGCCGGATCCTGCTGGCGGTGGGCGACATCGCCGGCCATGGCATCGAGTCCGCCACCGGCATGGTCTCGCTGCGCAACGCGCTGCACGGCCTGGCCTTCACGGGCAACTCCCCCGGCCGGCTCATGGAATGGCTGAACGACCTCGCGCTGCACATGGACGGCAGTCCCACCGCGACTGCGGTGTGCGGCATCTACGAACCGGCGGACCGGTCCCTGTGCTGGGTGAGCGCCGGCCATCTGCCGCCGCTGCTGCTGCGCGACGGGCGCGCCCAACTGCTCGACGCCCCGCACAACATCCTGCTGGGAGCTCTGCCGCGCGCCATCTACACGCAGACCATGACGCGACTGCTTCCCGGGGACACGCTGCTGCTCTACACCGACGGGCTCGTCGAGCGCCGGCACGCGGGGCTGGACGAGAGTCTGGCCGTACTGCGGCGCGCAGCCGAGCGATTGGCGCCCGGTGGCGTCGACGAGCAGGCGGACCGGCTGCTGAGTGTCGTCACCGGCGATACGGACGACGACACCAGCCTGGTCGTCCTGCGCGTGTCCTGA
- a CDS encoding ATP-binding protein encodes MSVVLPSRGQTRRLALYGTEGVVGRCRDFSRDALTAWEWIPAADEDGQAVVEDVLLLVSEVVTNACLHAHGPQELMLHCSPDRLRIEVTDDSPVHPRPRPFAAAVPGGHGLVVLDRLARSWGSVPRGTGKAVWVEVAAPARSQGTRQQ; translated from the coding sequence GTGAGTGTCGTCCTCCCGTCGCGGGGGCAGACCCGCCGGCTCGCCCTGTACGGCACCGAGGGTGTCGTAGGGCGCTGCCGAGACTTCAGCCGGGACGCCTTGACCGCCTGGGAGTGGATCCCCGCCGCGGACGAGGACGGCCAGGCGGTCGTCGAGGATGTGCTTCTGCTGGTGTCCGAGGTCGTCACCAACGCCTGCCTGCACGCCCACGGACCTCAGGAACTCATGCTGCACTGCTCACCGGACCGGCTGAGGATCGAGGTCACCGACGACAGTCCGGTTCACCCGCGGCCGCGCCCGTTCGCCGCGGCTGTGCCCGGCGGTCATGGTCTGGTGGTCCTGGACAGGCTCGCCCGGAGCTGGGGCTCCGTACCTCGGGGGACCGGGAAAGCGGTGTGGGTGGAGGTGGCTGCGCCCGCCCGTTCGCAGGGGACTCGTCAGCAGTAG
- a CDS encoding FG-GAP-like repeat-containing protein: MKRRVWLTVGAVVLGGAGVVTIATANPSDAPKKPHQEERSAKVRTLELAKGGATKRELPNTDTEPFSLVGIGWDSPAAEVEGTARVRTRSAETGKWSGWQALDLEAHRPEGAEGADRGASEPLWVGPSTAVQVRVDSGKALPKNLKLHMVDPGVSKAEAKNPAAPLMDNAAFAEETPSASPTDPVTPTDPASPTDPVTPTDSSTPTETASPTSIPSETAGPTVTPTETPAPTPTKPTAPPSTVKQPPIVNRAQWGADESMVDDPAEYIDKVQAVFIHHTVGSNNYSCAESAALVRGIMTYHVKTEGWNDLGYNFLVDKCGQIFEGRGGGVDLPVKGAHTYGFNSYSTGIALLGDFEGDAATSKPAGKPTPAALQSAARVAAWKLGQYGGNPKGTVTLTAQGNTGKYTEGQQATLNTVSGHRDGFATACPGKNLYAKLSSIRDFAAGPGRNSAIPTTDFNRDGITDLVAGLPRVASGDGSVTVLPGTVDGPTDAGKRTLNQESAGVPGRSESGDAFGASSAYADVNGDGYADLVIGVPGENELASQVDTGSVSVLYGPALNSGKAYWTDAAVRTNGEKLGTTVAAGDFNADGKADVFSVAPGVPGRWWAYDSATGASKSGLLNTAAYTGAVSYASAATGDFNKDGYADVAVNFRDPAGISRLLWLKGSASGLQRVGILEARGGRALAAGDINGDGYTDLAVGQPSATESGTTAKGGAVTVVLGSATGLTSTGRITLHQDSASVPETGETGDDMGAAVSVGDLNLDGYADILTGVPGEDITRNGASRADAGMVILLRGSAAGPTGTGSFAYTQDTTGIPGDAEAGDRLGSSVSLTDLSGYTRADLAIGADGEDANNGTILQIDNSSTSGVIPSSGVYYGTAALGAPAGVRIGQVLTP, encoded by the coding sequence ATGAAGCGCCGAGTCTGGCTGACCGTGGGCGCTGTCGTCCTCGGCGGGGCGGGGGTGGTCACCATAGCCACCGCCAACCCGTCCGATGCGCCAAAGAAGCCGCACCAGGAGGAGCGGTCAGCCAAGGTGCGCACGCTCGAGCTCGCCAAGGGCGGAGCCACGAAGAGGGAGTTGCCGAACACCGACACCGAGCCGTTCTCCCTCGTCGGCATCGGCTGGGACAGCCCGGCCGCCGAGGTCGAGGGCACGGCCCGGGTGCGTACGCGCAGCGCCGAGACGGGCAAGTGGTCCGGCTGGCAGGCACTGGACCTGGAGGCACACCGGCCCGAGGGAGCCGAGGGCGCCGACCGCGGAGCGTCCGAGCCGCTGTGGGTCGGGCCGTCCACCGCCGTGCAGGTACGCGTCGACTCGGGCAAGGCGCTGCCCAAGAACCTGAAGCTGCACATGGTCGACCCGGGCGTCAGCAAGGCCGAGGCCAAGAACCCGGCCGCGCCGCTCATGGACAACGCCGCGTTCGCGGAGGAGACCCCGTCCGCCTCCCCGACCGATCCGGTCACCCCGACGGACCCGGCGTCGCCGACCGACCCCGTGACTCCGACGGACTCGTCGACCCCGACCGAGACGGCCTCGCCGACGAGCATCCCGAGTGAGACGGCCGGCCCCACAGTCACACCGACCGAGACGCCGGCCCCGACGCCCACCAAGCCGACCGCGCCGCCCTCGACCGTGAAGCAGCCGCCGATCGTCAACCGCGCCCAGTGGGGCGCCGACGAGTCGATGGTCGACGACCCCGCCGAGTACATCGACAAGGTGCAGGCGGTCTTCATCCACCACACCGTCGGCTCGAACAACTACAGCTGCGCCGAGTCGGCCGCACTGGTCCGCGGCATCATGACGTACCACGTCAAGACCGAGGGCTGGAACGACCTCGGCTACAACTTCCTGGTCGACAAGTGCGGCCAGATCTTCGAGGGCCGCGGCGGCGGCGTCGACCTGCCGGTCAAGGGCGCGCACACCTACGGCTTCAACAGCTACTCCACCGGCATCGCCCTGCTCGGTGACTTCGAGGGCGACGCCGCGACGAGCAAGCCGGCCGGGAAGCCGACCCCCGCCGCGCTGCAGTCGGCAGCCCGCGTCGCCGCCTGGAAGCTCGGCCAGTACGGCGGCAACCCCAAGGGCACAGTGACGCTGACGGCCCAGGGCAACACCGGGAAGTACACCGAGGGCCAGCAGGCCACGCTGAACACCGTCTCCGGTCACCGCGACGGCTTCGCCACCGCATGCCCCGGCAAGAACCTGTACGCCAAGCTCTCCTCGATCCGTGACTTCGCGGCCGGCCCCGGCCGCAACTCCGCCATCCCGACCACCGACTTCAACCGGGACGGCATCACCGATCTGGTCGCCGGCCTGCCGCGGGTCGCGAGCGGCGACGGCTCGGTCACGGTCCTGCCCGGCACCGTCGACGGCCCGACCGACGCCGGGAAGCGCACTCTCAACCAGGAGAGCGCGGGCGTTCCCGGCCGTTCCGAGAGCGGTGACGCCTTCGGCGCCTCCTCTGCGTACGCAGACGTCAACGGTGACGGCTACGCCGACCTGGTCATCGGCGTCCCGGGCGAGAACGAGCTGGCGTCTCAGGTCGACACCGGCTCCGTCAGCGTCCTGTACGGCCCGGCACTCAACAGCGGCAAGGCGTACTGGACGGATGCCGCCGTCCGTACCAACGGCGAGAAGCTGGGCACCACGGTCGCCGCTGGTGACTTCAACGCCGACGGCAAGGCGGACGTCTTCTCCGTCGCTCCGGGTGTGCCGGGCCGCTGGTGGGCGTACGACTCCGCGACCGGCGCATCCAAGTCCGGCCTGCTGAACACCGCCGCGTACACCGGGGCCGTTTCCTACGCCTCGGCCGCCACCGGTGACTTCAACAAGGACGGCTACGCCGACGTCGCGGTCAACTTCCGTGACCCGGCCGGGATTTCCCGGCTGCTGTGGCTGAAGGGCTCCGCGTCCGGCCTGCAGCGGGTCGGAATCCTAGAAGCGCGGGGCGGCCGTGCCCTCGCGGCCGGCGACATCAACGGCGACGGATACACCGACCTCGCCGTCGGACAGCCCTCGGCCACCGAGTCCGGCACGACGGCCAAGGGCGGTGCGGTGACGGTGGTCCTCGGCTCGGCCACCGGCCTGACCTCCACCGGCCGGATCACCCTCCACCAGGACTCCGCCAGTGTCCCGGAGACGGGCGAGACCGGTGACGACATGGGTGCCGCCGTCTCCGTGGGTGATCTCAACCTCGACGGGTACGCGGACATCCTGACCGGTGTGCCGGGCGAGGACATCACGCGCAATGGGGCCAGTCGCGCGGACGCGGGCATGGTGATCCTGCTGCGCGGCTCGGCCGCAGGCCCGACCGGCACCGGCTCGTTCGCCTATACGCAGGACACCACCGGGATCCCCGGTGACGCCGAGGCCGGCGACCGCCTCGGCTCATCCGTCTCGCTGACCGATCTGTCCGGCTACACACGGGCGGACCTGGCCATCGGCGCGGACGGCGAGGACGCGAACAACGGCACGATCCTTCAGATCGACAACAGCAGCACGTCCGGCGTGATCCCTTCGTCGGGTGTGTACTACGGCACCGCGGCGCTGGGCGCGCCCGCGGGCGTCCGCATCGGCCAGGTGCTGACGCCGTAA